One part of the Streptomyces sp. AM 2-1-1 genome encodes these proteins:
- a CDS encoding DEAD/DEAH box helicase yields MSPFPIQEMTLPVALSGSDVIGQAKTGTGKTLGFGLPLLEIVTVPADVEAGRAAPEKLTDAPQALVVVPTRELCQQVTNDLLTAGKVRNVRVQAIYGGRAYEPQVEALKKGVDIVVGTPGRLLDLAGQRKLDLSHVRALVLDEADEMLDLGFLPDVERILTMLPPKRQTMLFSATMPGAVISLARRYMSQPTHINATSPDDEGTTVKNTTQFVYRAHNMDKPELVSRILQADGRGLAMIFCRTKRTAADIAEQLEKRGFASGAVHGDLGQGAREQALRAFRNGKVDVLVCTDVAARGIDVEGVTHVINYQSPEDEKTYLHRIGRTGRAGAKGIAVTLVDWDDIPRWQLINKALDLKFPDPPETYSTSPHLFADLGIADGTKGILPRAERTRAGLRAEDLEDLGETGGRGRKAPAASAPAREAREERPARTPRQRRRTRGGTGEEGAAVVPAPATEAAPASDGTEAAGTTEPRAPRRRRRGRVGVAEAVAAEAAAVALVEPPAAVAAEAPVSVVEAPVASEVAEVTEVTKPARRRRTRAAAPAEPEFQTVAVAVGFSAPAAEAKAETKPRRRPRIVKPAEDEVDFQIAPFSEPETESRPRRRPARTATKPAAEAKATTAESKPRTRKAAAPKSAAVQAEAVDAVAADAVEEKPKRRRRTAAKPETVAVTETVADEVSEAPARTRRRRSTRPATTEAASTES; encoded by the coding sequence ATGTCCCCCTTCCCGATCCAGGAGATGACGCTCCCCGTCGCGCTCTCCGGCAGCGACGTCATCGGCCAGGCGAAGACCGGCACCGGCAAGACGCTCGGCTTCGGTCTGCCGCTCCTGGAGATCGTCACCGTCCCCGCCGACGTCGAAGCGGGCCGCGCGGCTCCCGAGAAGCTCACCGACGCGCCGCAGGCGCTCGTCGTCGTGCCGACCCGCGAGCTCTGCCAGCAGGTCACCAACGACCTCCTCACCGCCGGCAAGGTCCGCAACGTCCGCGTCCAGGCCATCTACGGCGGCCGCGCCTACGAGCCCCAGGTCGAGGCGTTGAAGAAGGGCGTCGACATCGTCGTCGGCACCCCCGGCCGGCTGCTCGACCTGGCGGGCCAGCGCAAGCTGGACCTCTCCCACGTCCGCGCCCTCGTCCTCGACGAGGCCGACGAGATGCTGGACCTGGGCTTCCTGCCGGACGTCGAGCGCATCCTGACGATGCTGCCGCCGAAGCGCCAGACGATGCTCTTCTCGGCCACCATGCCGGGCGCCGTGATCAGCCTCGCCCGCCGGTACATGTCGCAGCCCACGCACATCAACGCCACGTCGCCCGACGACGAGGGCACGACGGTCAAGAACACCACCCAGTTCGTGTACCGGGCGCACAACATGGACAAGCCCGAGCTGGTCTCGCGCATCCTCCAGGCCGACGGCCGGGGACTGGCGATGATCTTCTGCCGGACCAAGCGCACCGCCGCCGACATCGCGGAGCAGCTGGAGAAGCGCGGCTTCGCCTCCGGCGCGGTCCACGGCGACCTCGGCCAGGGCGCCCGTGAGCAGGCGCTGCGCGCCTTCCGCAACGGCAAGGTCGACGTCCTCGTCTGCACCGACGTCGCCGCGCGCGGTATCGATGTCGAGGGTGTGACCCACGTCATCAACTACCAGTCCCCCGAGGACGAGAAGACCTACCTGCACCGCATCGGCCGTACCGGCCGCGCGGGCGCCAAGGGCATCGCGGTCACGCTGGTGGACTGGGACGACATCCCGCGCTGGCAGCTGATCAACAAGGCGCTGGACCTGAAGTTCCCGGACCCGCCGGAGACGTACTCCACTTCCCCGCACCTCTTCGCGGACCTCGGCATCGCCGACGGCACCAAGGGCATACTGCCCCGTGCCGAGCGGACCCGTGCGGGTCTGCGCGCGGAGGACCTCGAAGACCTCGGCGAGACCGGCGGTCGGGGCCGCAAGGCTCCCGCCGCGTCCGCCCCCGCTCGTGAGGCCCGCGAGGAGCGCCCCGCGCGTACCCCGCGCCAGCGCCGCCGCACCCGTGGCGGAACCGGTGAGGAGGGCGCCGCCGTCGTGCCCGCGCCCGCCACCGAGGCCGCACCTGCCTCGGACGGTACCGAGGCCGCCGGGACCACGGAGCCGCGCGCCCCGCGTCGCCGCCGCCGTGGCCGGGTCGGTGTCGCGGAGGCCGTAGCCGCCGAGGCGGCAGCCGTCGCGCTCGTCGAACCGCCGGCAGCGGTGGCCGCCGAGGCTCCTGTGTCCGTCGTGGAGGCCCCGGTGGCCTCCGAGGTCGCCGAGGTCACCGAGGTCACCAAGCCGGCGCGTCGCCGTCGTACCCGCGCCGCGGCACCGGCCGAGCCGGAGTTCCAGACGGTGGCCGTCGCCGTCGGCTTCAGCGCGCCCGCCGCCGAGGCCAAGGCCGAGACGAAGCCGCGCCGCCGCCCCCGGATCGTGAAGCCCGCCGAGGACGAGGTGGACTTCCAGATCGCCCCGTTCTCGGAGCCCGAGACGGAGAGCCGGCCGCGTCGCCGCCCCGCCCGTACGGCCACGAAGCCGGCCGCCGAGGCGAAGGCCACCACGGCCGAGTCGAAGCCCCGGACCCGGAAGGCCGCCGCTCCTAAGAGCGCGGCCGTCCAGGCCGAGGCCGTCGACGCCGTGGCCGCCGACGCCGTGGAGGAGAAGCCGAAGCGCCGCCGCCGCACCGCCGCCAAGCCGGAGACCGTCGCGGTCACCGAGACCGTGGCGGACGAGGTCTCGGAGGCTCCGGCACGGACCCGCCGTCGCCGCAGCACCCGTCCGGCGACCACCGAGGCCGCGTCGACCGAGAGCTGA
- a CDS encoding alpha/beta hydrolase: MSRPPTFTPPPCARARVLRTPRGEFAALDAVPCTAARGTVLMLPGFTGSKEDFVALLEPLSAAGFRAVAVDGRGQYESRGTGRQEDYAQDELARDVLAQAAALVPAGVPDGTDGTHEGTALHLLGHSLGGQIARAAVLMDPSPFRSLTLMSSGPAEVSAGQREKLKLLGDALSALTMAEVWDAMRALDPPEDTATDDGEDLRRRWLGNDPAQLIATGRLLCGEPDRVDELAATGLPVHVLSGERDDVWPVGLLTAMADRLGARRTTVAGAEHSPNTARPEETARALVAFWESL, translated from the coding sequence ATGAGCCGGCCGCCGACCTTCACCCCGCCCCCCTGCGCCCGCGCCCGTGTCCTGCGCACCCCGCGCGGCGAGTTCGCCGCCCTGGACGCCGTGCCGTGTACGGCCGCGCGGGGCACCGTCCTGATGCTCCCCGGCTTCACCGGGAGCAAGGAGGACTTCGTCGCCCTCCTCGAGCCCCTGTCCGCCGCCGGTTTCCGCGCCGTCGCCGTGGACGGTCGGGGGCAGTACGAGAGCCGGGGGACGGGCCGTCAGGAGGACTACGCGCAGGACGAGTTGGCGCGCGACGTACTGGCGCAGGCCGCCGCGCTCGTCCCGGCCGGGGTCCCCGACGGCACCGATGGCACCCACGAGGGCACGGCGCTGCATCTGCTCGGCCATTCGCTGGGCGGCCAGATCGCCCGTGCCGCCGTGCTGATGGACCCCTCGCCCTTCCGCTCGCTCACGCTGATGTCGTCGGGTCCGGCCGAGGTCTCCGCGGGACAGCGGGAGAAGCTGAAACTGCTCGGCGACGCGCTGTCGGCGCTGACCATGGCTGAGGTGTGGGACGCGATGCGGGCGCTCGACCCGCCGGAGGACACGGCCACCGACGACGGCGAGGACCTGCGCCGCCGGTGGCTGGGGAACGATCCGGCGCAGCTGATCGCCACCGGTCGCCTGCTGTGCGGGGAGCCGGACCGGGTGGACGAGCTGGCCGCCACCGGTCTGCCGGTCCACGTGCTGTCCGGGGAGCGCGACGACGTGTGGCCGGTCGGTCTGCTGACCGCGATGGCCGATCGCCTCGGCGCCCGGCGCACCACGGTCGCCGGCGCCGAGCACTCCCCGAACACCGCACGCCCCGAGGAGACCGCCCGCGCGCTGGTGGCGTTCTGGGAGAGCCTCTGA
- a CDS encoding NYN domain-containing protein — protein MSNADPATTADEIRDRLDLTNQLLKRVLAEVSKTPSTHAIFVDAGYVYAAAGLLVTGTEDRRSFDLDSGGLIEAFIEQARTIFADSRLLRVYWYDGARRRTHTTEQQSIAELPDVKVRLGNLNANNQQKGVDSLIRTDLESLARHRAISDAALVGGDEDLVSAVEAAQGYGARVHLWGIEAGEGRNQAEPLLWEVDSQRTFDLDFCRPYVTRRPVTTYEDEGPAPSREDVRFVGAQVAAAWLAAKGRESLVDLMPGHPYLPGSVDQDLLVEAERLLQHSLRGHPPLRRALRDGFWQHLQAQF, from the coding sequence ATGAGCAACGCCGATCCCGCCACCACCGCGGACGAGATCCGCGACCGCCTGGACCTGACGAACCAACTCCTCAAGCGTGTCCTCGCCGAGGTCTCGAAAACTCCCTCCACCCACGCGATCTTCGTCGACGCGGGGTACGTGTACGCCGCAGCCGGTCTCCTGGTCACCGGCACCGAGGACCGCCGCTCCTTCGACCTCGACTCCGGCGGGCTGATCGAGGCGTTCATCGAACAGGCGCGCACGATCTTCGCGGACAGCCGGCTGCTCCGCGTCTACTGGTACGACGGCGCCCGCCGCCGCACCCACACGACCGAGCAGCAGTCCATCGCCGAACTGCCGGACGTCAAGGTGCGGCTCGGCAACCTCAACGCCAACAACCAGCAGAAGGGCGTCGACTCCCTCATCCGCACCGACCTCGAATCGCTCGCCCGGCACCGCGCCATCAGCGACGCCGCGCTGGTCGGTGGCGACGAGGACCTGGTCTCCGCCGTGGAGGCCGCACAGGGGTACGGCGCCCGGGTCCACCTTTGGGGCATCGAGGCCGGGGAGGGCCGCAACCAGGCCGAGCCGCTGCTCTGGGAGGTGGACAGCCAGCGCACCTTCGACCTGGACTTCTGCCGCCCCTACGTCACCCGCCGCCCCGTCACCACGTACGAGGACGAGGGACCGGCGCCCTCCCGCGAAGACGTCCGCTTCGTCGGGGCACAGGTGGCCGCCGCGTGGCTCGCCGCCAAGGGCCGGGAGTCGCTGGTCGACCTGATGCCGGGCCACCCGTACCTGCCGGGTTCCGTCGACCAAGACCTCCTGGTCGAGGCGGAACGCCTGCTCCAGCACTCTCTGCGCGGGCACCCCCCGCTGCGCCGGGCGCTGCGGGACGGCTTCTGGCAGCACCTCCAGGCGCAGTTCTAG
- a CDS encoding MarC family protein, whose protein sequence is MFDVAVFGSLFLTLFVIMDPPGITPIFLALTAGRPARTQRKMALQAVTVAFGVIAVFGVLGQQILDYLHVSVPALMIAGGLLLLLIALDLLTGKTDEPTQTKDVNVALVPLGMPLLAGPGAIVSVILAVQHAHTVSSQISVWSAIVAMHVVLWLTMRYSLLIIRVIKDGGVVLVTRLAGMMLSAIAVQQIINGITQVIQNG, encoded by the coding sequence GTGTTCGACGTCGCTGTTTTCGGTTCGCTCTTCCTCACCCTCTTCGTGATCATGGATCCGCCCGGGATCACGCCGATCTTCCTGGCCCTCACCGCCGGACGGCCGGCCAGGACCCAGCGCAAGATGGCGCTCCAGGCGGTCACGGTCGCCTTCGGGGTGATCGCCGTCTTCGGTGTGCTCGGCCAGCAGATCCTCGACTACCTGCACGTCTCCGTCCCCGCGCTGATGATCGCGGGCGGGCTGCTCCTGCTGCTCATCGCGCTGGACCTGCTCACCGGCAAGACGGACGAGCCGACGCAGACGAAGGACGTCAACGTGGCGCTCGTACCGCTCGGCATGCCGCTGCTGGCCGGTCCCGGCGCGATCGTCTCGGTGATCCTGGCCGTGCAGCACGCGCACACCGTGAGCAGCCAGATATCCGTCTGGTCGGCGATCGTCGCCATGCACGTGGTGCTCTGGCTGACCATGCGCTACTCGCTGCTGATCATCCGGGTCATCAAGGACGGCGGGGTGGTGCTGGTGACCCGGCTCGCCGGGATGATGCTCTCCGCCATCGCGGTGCAGCAGATCATCAACGGCATCACCCAGGTCATCCAGAACGGCTGA
- a CDS encoding PHP domain-containing protein — MRIDLHTHSTASDGTDTPAELVARAAAAGLDVVALTDHDTVRGHADALAALPEGLTLVTGAELSCRLDGVSLHMLAYLFDPTEPEFARERELVRDDRVPRARAMVAKLRALGVPVTWEQVARIAGDGSVGRPHVAAALVEAGVVPTVSDAFTPEWLGDGGRAHAGKHELDPFDAVRLVKAAGGVTVLAHPRAVKRGAVVPESAIARLAAAGLDGIEVDHMDHDGATRAALRALAAELGLLTTGSSDYHGSRKTVALGEYTTDPEIYGEITRRSTGAFPVPGAGGALHR; from the coding sequence GTGCGCATCGACCTGCACACGCACTCCACGGCGTCCGACGGTACGGACACCCCGGCCGAGCTGGTCGCACGCGCGGCGGCGGCCGGACTCGACGTCGTCGCACTCACCGACCACGACACCGTGCGGGGGCACGCCGACGCGCTCGCCGCCCTCCCCGAGGGCCTCACCCTCGTCACCGGCGCGGAACTCTCCTGCCGCCTCGACGGGGTGAGCCTGCACATGCTGGCGTACCTCTTCGATCCCACGGAGCCCGAGTTCGCCCGCGAACGCGAGCTGGTCCGGGACGACCGGGTGCCGCGCGCCCGGGCCATGGTCGCCAAGCTCCGGGCGCTGGGCGTGCCGGTGACCTGGGAGCAGGTCGCCCGGATCGCCGGTGACGGCTCGGTGGGCCGCCCGCACGTCGCCGCCGCCCTCGTCGAAGCGGGTGTCGTCCCCACCGTCTCCGACGCGTTCACCCCCGAGTGGCTCGGCGACGGAGGCCGGGCCCACGCCGGCAAGCACGAACTCGATCCCTTCGACGCCGTCCGGCTCGTCAAGGCCGCCGGCGGGGTCACCGTCCTCGCCCACCCGCGGGCCGTCAAGCGCGGGGCCGTCGTCCCCGAGTCGGCCATCGCCCGGCTCGCCGCCGCGGGACTCGACGGCATCGAGGTCGACCACATGGACCACGACGGAGCCACCCGCGCCGCACTGCGCGCTCTCGCCGCCGAACTCGGACTGCTGACCACCGGTTCCAGCGACTACCACGGCAGCCGCAAGACCGTCGCGCTCGGCGAGTACACCACCGACCCCGAGATCTACGGCGAGATCACCCGGCGCTCCACGGGAGCCTTCCCGGTACCGGGTGCCGGCGGAGCGCTCCACCGCTGA
- a CDS encoding DUF6758 family protein: protein MRGEPSCPKCGGRVRAPGLFADSWQCPAHGPVHPMQPVVPPSVEALGVVVHRAQVPVWMPWPLPVGWLFTGVAHAGDDRSGGRATALACSGPGPLGGMGELLLVAEELGVGLGARYAGIEGPDPGPHMRIDGPPVAKVLAAGRPTPLWQVHDVPEDRAVFAGEARGLWLWAIVWPQQSALLMYDELVLTDLRDAGAEVDLVPCGALTPRLLGLPDAPPRQGPAPR, encoded by the coding sequence ATGAGGGGCGAACCCAGTTGCCCGAAGTGCGGTGGCCGGGTCAGGGCGCCCGGTCTCTTCGCCGACTCCTGGCAGTGCCCCGCGCACGGCCCGGTCCACCCGATGCAACCGGTGGTCCCGCCCAGCGTCGAGGCGCTCGGAGTGGTCGTCCACCGCGCGCAGGTGCCGGTGTGGATGCCGTGGCCGCTGCCGGTCGGCTGGCTCTTCACGGGCGTGGCGCACGCCGGCGACGACCGCAGCGGAGGCCGCGCCACCGCGCTCGCCTGTTCCGGCCCCGGACCGCTCGGCGGGATGGGTGAGCTGCTGCTCGTCGCCGAGGAGCTCGGCGTCGGGCTCGGCGCCCGCTACGCCGGGATCGAGGGCCCCGACCCCGGTCCGCACATGCGCATCGACGGGCCGCCCGTGGCCAAGGTGCTCGCCGCCGGCCGGCCGACCCCGCTGTGGCAGGTGCACGATGTCCCCGAGGACCGGGCCGTCTTCGCCGGTGAGGCGCGCGGGCTCTGGCTCTGGGCGATCGTCTGGCCCCAGCAGTCGGCGCTGCTGATGTACGACGAACTGGTTCTGACCGACCTCCGCGACGCCGGCGCCGAAGTGGACCTCGTACCCTGCGGCGCCCTCACCCCCCGCCTCCTCGGCCTCCCCGACGCGCCGCCCCGGCAGGGGCCCGCGCCGCGCTGA
- a CDS encoding MFS transporter — translation MRGDDPFDEGATSILRQPKAVWATAGASVVAFMGIGLVDPILPSIAEGLDATQSQVSLLFTSYFLITAFAMLVTGFVSSRIGGKKTLLAGLALVVVFAALSGTSSSVGELVGFRAGWGLGNALFVSTALAVIVGAAAGGSAAAILLYEAALGLGMACGPLVGALLGNASWRYPFFGTAALMAIGFVCITAFLREQPKPARKTSLLDPVRALGHGGLASVATSAFFYNYAFFTILAFTPFVLDMTPYRSGAVFFAWGLLLAVFSVFVAPRLQERFGSLRVLGGSLVLFAVDLLVLGYGNHTAAIVCTIVSGAFIGMNNTVYTELALGVSDAPRPVASAGYNFVRWFAAAAAPYLAPKIEEWSDVHIPFVVAAATALAGALVVRIRRTALTHEAEDVRPRHATEDGVSAFAN, via the coding sequence ATGCGGGGAGACGATCCGTTCGACGAAGGGGCCACCAGCATCCTTCGCCAGCCCAAAGCGGTCTGGGCGACCGCCGGCGCGTCCGTCGTGGCGTTCATGGGCATCGGCCTGGTGGACCCGATCCTGCCCTCCATCGCCGAGGGACTGGACGCGACGCAGAGCCAGGTGTCGCTGCTGTTCACCTCGTACTTCCTGATCACCGCCTTCGCGATGCTGGTCACCGGCTTCGTCTCCAGCCGCATCGGCGGCAAGAAGACCCTGCTGGCCGGTTTGGCGCTGGTCGTCGTCTTCGCCGCACTCTCCGGGACGTCGTCCTCGGTGGGCGAACTCGTCGGCTTCCGGGCCGGCTGGGGACTGGGCAACGCGCTCTTCGTCTCCACCGCGCTGGCCGTGATCGTCGGCGCCGCCGCCGGGGGCAGCGCGGCGGCGATCCTGCTCTACGAGGCCGCCCTCGGCCTCGGCATGGCGTGCGGCCCCCTGGTGGGCGCGCTGCTCGGCAACGCCAGCTGGCGCTACCCGTTCTTCGGCACCGCCGCCCTGATGGCGATCGGCTTCGTCTGCATCACCGCGTTCCTGCGGGAACAGCCGAAACCGGCACGGAAGACCTCGCTGCTCGACCCGGTCAGGGCACTCGGCCACGGCGGACTGGCCTCGGTGGCGACCTCGGCCTTCTTCTACAACTACGCCTTCTTCACCATCCTCGCGTTCACACCGTTCGTGCTGGACATGACTCCGTACAGGTCCGGTGCGGTCTTCTTCGCCTGGGGCCTGCTGCTCGCCGTCTTCTCCGTCTTCGTCGCCCCGCGGCTCCAGGAGCGCTTCGGTTCGCTGAGGGTGCTGGGCGGCTCGCTCGTCCTCTTCGCGGTGGACCTGCTGGTCCTCGGGTACGGGAACCACACCGCCGCCATCGTCTGCACCATCGTCTCCGGCGCCTTCATCGGCATGAACAACACGGTCTACACCGAGCTCGCCCTCGGCGTCTCGGACGCGCCCCGTCCGGTCGCGAGCGCCGGGTACAACTTCGTCCGCTGGTTCGCCGCGGCCGCCGCTCCCTACCTCGCGCCGAAGATCGAGGAGTGGAGCGACGTGCACATCCCGTTCGTGGTCGCCGCCGCCACGGCCCTCGCCGGTGCGCTCGTCGTCCGGATCCGGCGCACCGCGCTGACCCACGAGGCCGAGGACGTCCGGCCCCGGCACGCCACCGAGGACGGCGTCTCGGCGTTCGCGAACTGA
- a CDS encoding suppressor of fused domain protein — MEEILALVEARLRTALGEPDARAAVTFLGTDRIEVLRFLDGDVVRYATLGMSAQPMADPTSPLADPVKGPRAELVLSVRAGLAATDQVLRPLAVLAASPQVEGVIVQPGASLDLGDPLWPSAPFSSVLVAESGGLVEDLELDEPMDPVRFLPLLPMTPNEAAWKRVRGAQELQERWLSHGTDLRDPLRSSVPLD; from the coding sequence ATGGAAGAAATTCTCGCGCTCGTCGAAGCCCGGCTCCGCACCGCTCTCGGCGAGCCGGACGCCCGCGCCGCCGTGACCTTCCTCGGGACGGACCGCATCGAGGTGCTGCGCTTCCTCGACGGCGACGTGGTCCGCTACGCCACCCTCGGCATGTCCGCCCAGCCCATGGCGGACCCCACCTCCCCCCTCGCCGACCCGGTGAAGGGCCCGCGCGCGGAACTGGTGCTCTCGGTACGGGCGGGACTGGCCGCCACCGACCAGGTGCTGCGCCCGCTCGCCGTGCTCGCCGCGTCCCCGCAGGTCGAGGGTGTGATCGTCCAGCCCGGCGCCTCCCTGGACCTGGGCGACCCGCTCTGGCCGTCCGCCCCCTTCTCCTCGGTACTGGTCGCCGAGTCCGGCGGACTGGTGGAGGACCTGGAGCTGGACGAACCGATGGACCCTGTGCGTTTCCTGCCGCTGCTCCCGATGACCCCCAACGAGGCCGCCTGGAAGCGGGTCCGGGGCGCCCAGGAACTCCAGGAGCGCTGGCTGTCGCACGGGACCGACCTGCGGGACCCGCTCCGCTCCTCCGTACCGCTGGACTGA
- a CDS encoding magnesium and cobalt transport protein CorA, producing MSMIRDLRAAVRPSLRPSLRKNPAPYNGYDTTRDPSASSAVVDCAVYRDGRRMEASACQTPHEAMLRVREGGGFAWIGLHEPTEAEFAVIAREFGLHPLAVEDAVHAHQRPKLERYDDTLFTVFKTIHYVEHAELTATSEVVETGEVMCFTGRDFVITVRHGGQGSLRALRHRLQDDPELLTKGPSAVLHSIADHVVDGYIAVAAAMQDDIDEVEIDVFSTPAKGSARGTDAGRIYQLKREVLEFKRAVSPLQRPMQLLSERPMRLIDPDIQKYFRDVADHLARVQEEVLGFDELLNSILQANLAQATVTQNEDMRKITSWAAIVAVPTMICGVYGMNFEHMPELRWTYGYPMVLGVIAVVCFSIHRTLKRNGWL from the coding sequence ATGTCCATGATCCGTGACCTGCGCGCCGCCGTGCGCCCTTCCCTGCGGCCCTCCCTCCGCAAGAACCCCGCTCCCTACAACGGTTACGACACCACCCGCGACCCGTCCGCCTCCAGTGCGGTGGTGGACTGCGCGGTCTACCGCGACGGCCGCCGCATGGAGGCGTCCGCCTGCCAGACCCCGCACGAGGCGATGCTGCGGGTGCGGGAGGGCGGCGGCTTCGCCTGGATCGGGCTGCACGAGCCCACCGAGGCGGAATTCGCGGTCATCGCACGGGAGTTCGGGCTGCACCCGCTGGCGGTGGAGGACGCCGTCCACGCCCACCAGCGGCCGAAGCTGGAGCGGTACGACGACACGCTCTTCACGGTCTTCAAGACCATCCACTACGTCGAGCACGCCGAGCTCACCGCGACCAGCGAGGTCGTCGAGACCGGCGAGGTGATGTGCTTCACCGGCCGGGACTTCGTGATCACCGTCCGGCACGGGGGCCAGGGGTCGCTGCGCGCCCTGCGTCACCGCCTCCAGGACGATCCGGAGCTGCTCACCAAGGGCCCGTCCGCCGTGCTGCACTCCATCGCCGACCACGTGGTGGACGGATACATCGCGGTCGCCGCCGCGATGCAGGACGACATCGACGAGGTGGAGATCGACGTCTTCTCCACCCCGGCCAAGGGCAGCGCGCGCGGCACCGACGCCGGGCGGATCTACCAACTCAAGCGCGAGGTGCTGGAGTTCAAGCGGGCCGTCTCCCCGCTCCAGCGGCCGATGCAACTCCTCAGCGAACGGCCGATGCGGCTCATCGACCCGGACATCCAGAAGTACTTCCGTGACGTGGCCGACCACCTCGCCCGGGTGCAGGAGGAGGTCCTCGGCTTCGACGAACTGCTCAACTCGATCCTCCAGGCCAACCTGGCGCAGGCGACCGTCACCCAGAACGAGGACATGCGCAAGATCACGTCGTGGGCGGCGATCGTCGCCGTCCCCACGATGATCTGCGGGGTCTACGGCATGAACTTCGAGCACATGCCGGAGCTGCGGTGGACCTACGGCTATCCGATGGTGCTCGGCGTCATCGCGGTGGTCTGTTTCTCCATCCACCGGACGCTGAAGCGCAACGGCTGGCTGTGA
- a CDS encoding CBS domain-containing protein, with the protein MASGAPRVFVSHLSGVPVFDPNGDQVGRVRDLVAMLRVGGRPPRLLGMVVEVISRRRIFLPMTRVTGVESGQVITTGVINMRRFEQRPTERLVLGEFLDRRVRLAGTGEEVTILDVAIHQLPARRDWEIDKYFVRKGRGGALRRKGETLTVEWPAVRDFTLEEHGQGAESLVATFERLRPADVANALHHLTPKRRAEVAAALDDDRLADVLEELPEDDQVEIIGKLKEERAADVLEAMDPDDAADLLSELPEADKERLLTLMRPDDAADVRRLMSYEERTAGGLMTTEPIVLRPDATVADALARVRQSDLSPALAAQVYVCRPPDETPTGKYLGTVHFQRLLRDPPFALVSSIVDSDLVPLPPHTPLTVVTSYLAAYNLVAVPVVDESGSLLGAVTVDDVLDHLLPEDWRETDFHGEEEIARGR; encoded by the coding sequence ATGGCATCGGGCGCGCCCAGGGTCTTCGTCTCGCACCTGTCCGGAGTGCCGGTCTTCGATCCCAACGGCGACCAGGTCGGCCGGGTCCGCGATCTGGTCGCGATGCTGCGCGTCGGCGGCAGGCCGCCCCGGCTGCTCGGCATGGTGGTCGAGGTCATCAGCCGGCGGCGCATCTTTCTGCCGATGACCCGGGTGACGGGTGTGGAGTCCGGCCAGGTCATCACCACGGGCGTGATCAACATGCGGCGCTTCGAGCAGCGGCCGACCGAGCGGCTGGTGCTCGGCGAGTTCCTCGACCGGCGGGTGCGGCTCGCCGGGACCGGCGAGGAGGTCACCATCCTCGACGTGGCCATCCACCAGCTGCCCGCCCGCCGTGACTGGGAGATCGACAAGTACTTCGTCCGCAAGGGGCGCGGCGGGGCCCTGCGCCGCAAGGGCGAGACGCTGACCGTCGAGTGGCCCGCGGTGCGCGACTTCACGCTGGAGGAGCACGGGCAGGGCGCGGAGAGCCTGGTCGCCACCTTCGAACGGCTGCGCCCCGCCGACGTCGCCAACGCCCTGCACCACCTGACGCCCAAGCGCCGTGCGGAGGTGGCCGCCGCCCTCGACGACGACCGGCTCGCCGACGTCCTGGAAGAGCTCCCCGAGGACGACCAGGTGGAGATCATCGGCAAGTTGAAGGAGGAGCGCGCGGCGGACGTCCTGGAGGCGATGGACCCGGACGACGCGGCGGACCTCCTCTCCGAGCTGCCGGAGGCGGACAAGGAGCGGCTGCTGACGCTGATGCGCCCGGACGACGCGGCCGACGTGCGCCGGCTGATGAGCTACGAGGAGCGGACGGCGGGTGGTCTGATGACGACCGAGCCGATCGTGCTGCGCCCGGACGCCACCGTCGCGGACGCGCTCGCCCGGGTGCGGCAGTCGGACCTCTCCCCCGCGCTCGCCGCCCAGGTCTACGTCTGCCGCCCGCCCGACGAGACGCCCACCGGCAAGTACCTGGGGACCGTCCACTTCCAGCGGCTGCTGCGCGACCCTCCGTTCGCGCTGGTCAGTTCGATCGTCGACAGCGACCTGGTGCCGCTGCCGCCGCACACCCCGCTGACGGTGGTGACCAGCTATCTGGCCGCGTACAACCTGGTCGCGGTGCCGGTGGTGGACGAGAGCGGCTCGCTGCTGGGCGCGGTGACCGTCGACGACGTGCTGGACCACCTCCTGCCCGAGGACTGGCGGGAGACCGACTTCCACGGCGAGGAGGAGATCGCCCGTGGTCGCTGA